The proteins below are encoded in one region of Mya arenaria isolate MELC-2E11 chromosome 15, ASM2691426v1:
- the LOC128218952 gene encoding uncharacterized protein LOC128218952 isoform X1, whose protein sequence is MVSSVVFDEMLFWQSNIKRLNCGKLEPDNTIEVPVVSDQAVVFCDASGAGFGGYVKGIDDSVVVGCWSETESGLSSTWRELEAVYRVLHSSVGCLEGREIIVNSDNKNVPSILKVGSKKPYLHDIALNVDNVCNTHNITLVPKWVPRENNTEADFPSRCTDSDDWSIKQFVFNDLERVWGPHTCDRFACSYNAKCANFNSKYWCPGTTSVDAFSVQWSGENNWLVPTPRLINDCIIKIKKEQCKATLLVPMWKSAPFWPICFQSDGEKAGFVHDCIVFQPRRLTRRGRGRNGIFDGRPLKFGFVALRFM, encoded by the coding sequence ATGGTGAGTAGTGTTGTTTTTGACGAAATGTTGTTTTGGCAGTCAAATATAAAGAGATTAAATTGTGGCAAGTTAGAGCCCGATAACACGATCGAGGTGCCTGTTGTAAGCGATCAAGCAGTCGTCTTTTGTGACGCCAGTGGAGCTGGGTTTGGTGGTTATGTTAAAGGCATTGACGACAGCGTCGTGGTAGGTTGTTGGTCTGAAACTGAGAGTGGTTTAAGCTCGACTTGGAGAGAGCTTGAGGCTGTATATAGAGTTTTACATAGCTCAGTTGGCTGCCTGGAAGGGCGTGAGATCATTGTTAATTCAGACAATAAAAATGTGCCTAGCATTTTGAAGGTTGGCAGTAAAAAGCCTTATTTGCATGATATTGCCTTGAATGTTGACAATGTTTGTAACACGCACAATATTACACTCGTCCCAAAGTGGGTACCTCGGGAAAACAATACTGAAGCTGATTTTCCGAGTAGGTGTACGGATAGTGATGACTGGTCTATtaagcaatttgtttttaatgactTAGAACGTGTATGGGGACCGCATACATGTGATCGTTTTGCATGCAGCTACAATGCTAAATGTGccaattttaattcaaagtaCTGGTGTCCGGGTACTACGTCTGTTGACGCTTTCAGTGTACAATGGTCGGGAGAGAACAATTGGCTAGTTCCTACACCGAGATTGATCAATGACTGCATTATTAAGATAAAGAAAGAACAGTGTAAAGCAACATTGTTAGTTCCTATGTGGAAATCTGCTCCGTTTTGGCCAATATGTTTTCAGAGTGACGGCGAAAAGGCCGGTTTTGTACatgattgtattgtttttcaGCCTCGTCGTCTCACAAGGCGGGGACGCGGAAGGAACGGGATTTTTGACGGCAGGCCGCTTAAATTTGGATTTGTGGCTTTGAGATTTATGTAA